In Canis lupus baileyi chromosome X, mCanLup2.hap1, whole genome shotgun sequence, one DNA window encodes the following:
- the LOC140627382 gene encoding melanoma-associated antigen 8-like, whose protein sequence is MPLRHTSQLWKLEEDPGEAQGLVNAQLPEAEDEDEVSSPPYLCSSSSSSPSSSSSCSSPSLSSSGLFFVPPEEGSETAWSPPQSPQSAGPSPSGRAPSGWSQVEFAGPSGPEEEIWNPWEVPEYAQPSAQGGDTMLMSGADLVGFLLRKYLNKQPTSQAEVLEVLSPDMQDAWPEIWGQACECMQLVFGVEVKEVDPIAHSYVLVTVLGLSYDGMLSGEQGLPTTGLLVLLLGVILLEGDRAPEQEVWEALGVMGVFAGRQHVIYGEPRELLTHVWVQEGYVEYRQVAGSNPARYEFLWGPRAHEETSKLRVMEYVLWVNSRWPVSSLAPFDEEEWA, encoded by the coding sequence ATGCCCCTGAGGCACACGAGTcagctctggaagctggaagaagaCCCGGGagaagcccagggcctggtcaATGCCCAGCTGCCAGAGGCTGAGGATGAAGACGAAGTTTCATCTCCCCCCTACCTgtgttcctcttcctcctcctccccctcctcctcctcctcttgctcctccccttccttgtCCAGCTCTGGCCTGTTCTTTGTGCCCCCAGAGGAGGGGTCTGAGACTGCCTGGAGTCCTCCCCAGAGCCCTCAGAGTGCCGGGCCCTCCCCCAGTGGCAGGGCACCCAGTGGCTGGAGCCAGGTGGAGTTTGCtggccccagtggcccagaggaGGAGATCTGGAACCCCTGGGAGGTGCCCGAATATGCGCAGCCCTCTGCCCAAGGAGGAGACACAATGCTCATGAGTGGGGCTGACCTGGTGGGGTTCCTGCTCCGCAAGTATCTCAACAAGCAGCCCACCAGCCAGGCAGAGGTGCTGGAGGTCCTCAGCCCAGATATGCAGGATGCCTGGCCCGAGATCTGGGGTCAAGCCTGTGAGTGCATGCAGCTGGTCTTTGGCGTAGAAGTGAAGGAAGTGGACCCCATCGCACACTCCTACGTCCTGGTCACCGTCCTGGGCCTCAGCTACGATGGGATGCTGAGCGGTGAGCAGGGCCTGCCCACGACCGGCCTCCTGGTGCTGCTCCTGGGGGTGATCCTCCTGGAGGGCGACCGTGCCCCCGAGCAGGAGGTGTGGGAAGCCCtgggggtcatgggggtgtttgCCGGCAGGCAGCACGTCATCTatggggagcccagggagctcCTCACCCACGTCTGGGTGCAGGAAGGCTACGTGGAGTACCGGCAGGTGGCGGGCAGCAACCCTGCCCGCTACGAGTTCCTGTGGGGGCCCAGGGCCCACGAGGAAACCAGCAAGCTACGGGTCATGGAGTATGTGCTATGGGTTAATAGCAGGTGGCCGGTTTCCTCCCTGGCCCCGTTTGATGAGGAAGAGTGGGCCTGA
- the LOC140627541 gene encoding melanoma-associated antigen 10-like: MVFGPPEEGSATPAALSAPQSSQSADRSPNGGAAGGLGQPEPPGPSGPGEAGDEEPLVEGSFRMKTAALVVFLLLKYRNKQPTSKAEMLEVFTPEYQDDFPAILSQASICLRLVFGLDVIEVDPREHSYVLNPILGLTWDGMLSDQWGIPKTSLLGLVLGLILLQDGCVSEEVWEALGFTGMKDGQEQIVCGEPGDHLTVCVQEGYLGRRQVAGSDPARFEFLWGPRSSEETNNLQVMDFMLQVGSKNLGSSLVL; this comes from the coding sequence ATGGTCTTTGGCCCCCCAGAGGAGGGGTCTGCTACTCCCGCGGCCCTGAGTGCTCCCCAGAGCTCTCAGAGTGCCGACCGCTCCCCCAATGGTGGGGCAGCTGGTGGCCTTGGCCAGCCCGAGCCTCCTGGCCCCAGCGGCCCAGGGGAGGCGGGAGATGAGGAGCCCTTGGTGGAGGGCAGTTTCCGCATGAAGACGGCTGCCCTGGTGGTATTCCTGCTCCTCAAGTATCGCAACAAGCAGCCCACCAGCAAGGCAGAGATGCTGGAGGTCTTCACCCCAGAATACCAGGACGACTTCCCCGCCATCTTGAGCCAAGCGTCCATCTGCTTGCGGCTGGTCTTTGGCCTAGACGTGATTGAAGTGGATCCCAGGGAGCACTCCTACGTCCTCAACCccatcctgggcctcacctgggatgGGATGCTGAGCGATCAGTGGGGTATCCCCAAGACCAGCCTCCTGGGGCTGGTCCTGGGGTTGATCCTCCTGCAGGACGGATGTGTCTCCGAGGAGGTGTGGGAGGCTCTGGGGTTCACGGGGATGAAAGATGGCCAAGAGCAAATcgtctgtggggagcctggggacCACCTCACCGTCTGTGTGCAGGAAGGCTACCTGGGGCGCCGGCAGGTGGCAGGCAGCGACCCTGCCCGCTTTGAGTTCCTGTGGGGGCCCAGGTCCTCCGAGGAAACCAACAACCTTCAGGTCATGGACTTTATGCTCCAGGTCGGTAGCAAAAACCTGGGGTCCTCCCTGGTCCTGTGA